The genomic segment TCGGCGGCATGGGCTCGTTCTGGGGCACGCTGGCCGGCGCGATGCTGCTCGGCGTGGCCCAGCAGGTCGGCTTCCGCTTCGATCCGGGCTGGGGCATCTGGTTCGGCCACCTCGTGTTCCTCGCCGTGCTGGTGCTGCGGCCGCAGGGGCTGTTCCCGAAGACGCGCTGAAGGGGGATCGAATCGCCATGTCGGCCGTGCTCAATCCCGAAATGGCAAGCGTGCCCGCTGTCGCGCCGCAGGTGGAGATCGCCACGCGCGCTGGGCGCATCGCCGCCTGGACCGGCTGCGGGATCGTCGTGTTCGCCGCCACGCTGCCGTGGTGGGGAGAGTCGAGCTGGATGCGCGAATTCGTTGAGATCGCCTGCTACTTCGTCTTCGCGATGATGTGGAACCTGCTGGCCGGCTACGGCGGGCTCGTCAGCATCGGGCAGCAGGCCTTCTTCGGCCTGGGCGGCTACGCGATGCTGGTGCTGGGCAACTTCGCCGGCGTCAATCCGTTCCTGGCCGTTCCCATCGGCGCGCTCGCCGCGGCCTTGATCGCGGTTCCGGTTTCGCTCGTGGCCTTCCGGCTGCAGGGCGGCTATTTCGCGATCGGCACCTGGGTGATCGCGGAGGTGTTCCGGCTCTCCATCGCCAACATCCCGGCGATCGGCGGCGGCTCGGGAACGTCGCTGACGGCGCTGCGCGGGATCGACAAGGCGACGCGCGAAGGCCTGACCTACTGGATCGCGCTGGCCAGCGTGGTCGCCTGCATCGCGGGCGTGTACCTCTTCCTGCGCAGCCGCCATGGCCTGGCGCTGCTGGCGATCCGCGACAACGAGATGGCGGCGCAATCGCAGGGCATCGCGGTGGGCCGCATGAAGCTGGCGGTGTATGTGGTGGCCGCCTTCGGGGCCGGACTGGCCGGGGCGCTGTACTTCGTCGGCAACCTGCGCATCAGTCCCGATGCCGCCTTCAGCGTGAACTGGACGGCCTTCGCGATCTTCATGGTCGTGATCGGCGGCATCGGGCGGATCGAAGGGCCGATCGTCGGCGCGCTGATCTTCTGGGCGCTCAACAGGTTCTTCAGCGAATGGGGCACCTGGTACCTCCTGGGGCTGGGCCTGCTGGCCGTGCTGGTCACGCTGTACTTCAAGCAGGGCCTTTGGGGTTACGCTCAGGAGCGCTGGGGCTGGACGCTGTTCCCGACCCGGCGGCGCCTGCTGCCCGCACCGGCGGCGGCGTCACCCGTCACCTAATTGGCAAGGAAAGAATGATCGACAAGGTCGCATCCTCCGTCGCCGCCGCGCTGGAAGGCCTCGCGGACGGCAGCACGGTCCTCATCGGCGGCTTCGGCACGGCCGGCATCCCGAACGAATTGATCGACGGGCTGATCGCGCAGGGCGCGCGCGAACTCACCGTGGTCAACAACAACGCGGGCAACGGCGACACGGGCCTGGCCGCGCTGCTGAAGGCCGGCCGCGTGCGCAAGATCATCTGCAGCTTTCCGCGCCAGGCGGACAGCCATGTGTTCGACGCGCTCTACCGCTCCGGCCGGATCGAGCTGGAGCTGGTGCCGCAGGGCAACCTGGCCGAACGCCTGCGCGCCGCCGGTGCCGGCATCGGCGCGTTCTTCACGCCCACGGGCTACGGCACCGAATTGGCCAAGGGCAAGGAGACGCGCGAGATCGGCGGCCGCCCCTACGTGCTGGAGTACCCGATCCACGGCGACCTGGCCCTCATCAAGGCCGAGCGCGGCGACCGCTGGGGCAACCTCGTGTACCGCAAGGCTGCCCGCAACTTCGGTCCGGTGATGGCGACCGCCGCGCGCAAGACGGTGGCCAGCGTCCACGAAGTGGTGCCGCTCGGGGCGCTCGATCCCGAGTCGGTCGTCACGCCCGGCATCTTCGTCACCCAGCTCGTGCAGGTGCCGCGCACCACCACGGAAGCCGGCGGCTTCCGGAAGGCGGCGTGAGATGGCCTACCAACGCAGGACCAAGGACCAGCTCGCACGCCGCGTGGCGCAGGACATCCACGATGGCGCGTACGTCAACCTCGGCATCGGCATGCCGACGCTGGTGGCCAATCATCTTCGGCCCGGCACCGAGGTCATCCTCCACAGCGAGAACGGCATCCTCGGTATGGGCCCCGCGCCGCCCGGGGGCCAGGAGGACTACGACCTGATCAACGCCGGCAAGCAGCCGGTGACGCTGCTGCCCGGCGGCGCGTACTTCCACCACGCCGACAGCTTCGGGATGATGCGCGGCGGCCACCTGGACATCTGCGTGCTCGGCGCCTTCCAGGTGTCCGCCACCGGCGACCTGGCGAACTGGCACACGGGCGAGAAGGACGCCATCCCCGCCGTGGGCGGCGCGATGGACTTGGCCATCGGCGCCAGGCAGACCTGGGTGATGATGGACCTGCTGACGAAGTCGGGCGAGAGCAAGCTGGTCGAGCGCTGCACGTATCCGCTCACCGGCATCGGCTGCGTCAAGCGCGTCTACACCGATCTCGCCACGTTCGAGTGCACGCCGCGAGGGCTGCGCGTCATCGACACTGTCGAGGGCCTGGACCTCGCCGAGCTGCAGCGCATGGTCGGCCTGCCGCTGGAGCGGCCCGCGGCATGAAGCCGTTCGTCTACACCGCGCAGGCCGCGCGCGTGGTCTTCGGTGCGGGATCGCTGGCCCGGCTGCGCGAGGAGATCGAGCGGGTGGGCGCGCGCCGCGCCCTCGTGCTCTCCACGGCCGGGCAGCGCGCGTCGGCGGAGCGGGTGGCCGACATGCTGGGTCCTGCGGCTGCGGGCATCTTCGCGCGCGCCGTGATGCACGTGCCGGTCGAGACCGCGAGGGAAGCGCGCGAGGTCGCACGCTCGCTCAACGCGGATTGCGCCGTGGCCATCGGCGGCGGGTCGACGACGGGCCTCGGCAAGGCGATCGCCCTGGACTCAGGGCTGCCGATCGTCGCCATCCCGACCACCTATGCCGGCAGCGAGATGACGCCGATCTACGGCATCACGGAAGGCGGCCTGAAGAAGACCGGCCGCGATGCCAAGGTGCTGCCCCGCACGGTGATCTACGACCCGCAACTCACGCTGGGCCTGCCCAACACCCTGAGCGTCACCAGCGGCATCAACGCGATCGCGCACGCGGCCGAGGGGCTCTATTCGGTCGATGGCAATCCCATCATGGACCTGATGGCGCAGGAGGGGATCGCGGCGTTCGCGCGCAGCCTGCCGGCCATCGAGGCCGATCCAGCCGACATCGAGGCGCGTTCGAACGCTCTGTACGGCGCGTGGCTGTGCGGTACCGTGCTGGGCAACGTCGGCATGGCGCTGCACCACAAGCTGTGCCACACGCTGGGCGGCAGCTTCAACCTGCCGCACGCGGAAACGCACACCGTGGTGCTTCCGCATGCGCTCGCCTACAACGCCCCCGCCGCGCCCGAGGCGATGCAGCGGATCGCGCGGGCGCTGGGGGTCGCCGATGCGGCGCAGGGTGCGTTCGACCTTGCGCAAAGGAACGGGGCCCCGACGGCGCTGCGCGACATCGGCATGGCCGCAGGCGACGTGGACCGTGCGTGCGAGATCGCGTTGCAGAACCAGTACCCGAATCCGCGGCCGCTCGAGCGGGACGCGATCCGGCAGCTGCTTCAGGATGCGTTCGAGGGCCGCCGCCCTTCGCCGCGCGGCTAGGAGCTGGCTCCTACACGACCAGCGGCGTCGCCGCGCCGTCCATCGACACGATCGCGCCCGAGACATAGCCGGACTTCGGCGAGGCGAGGAACACCACCATGTTCGCGATGTCCTGCGGCGTCGCCAGGCGGCCGAGCGGCGCCCGCGCGGTCGCCTGCTTCAGGACTTCTTCCGGCGTCATGCCGCGCAATCGCGCATCGGCGGCGATGCCCTCGGCCATGCGTTCGGTCAGCGTCAGGGCCGGATTCACCGCGTTCACGCGCACGCCGTTGGGTCCCCACGCCGCTGCGAGTCCCGCCGTCGCCAGCATCAACGCAGCATTCGCCGCACCACCGGCCAGGTGCGTCGGCGTGGCCACCTTGCCGCCCATGCCGATCACGTTGACGATCACGCCTTTGCCGCGCTCGCCCATGCGCTTGACCAGGGGATCGATCACATGGATGTAGCTGAAGAACTTCGCATCCATCGCGCCGTGCCAGGCCTCGGGCGTCAGCTCGTTGAAAGGCGTGCGGCGTGCGGCGCCCGCGGAGTTGACCAGCACGTCGACCGGCCCGACCTGCGCCTCGGCCGCGTCGACCGCCTCGCGTGCGGATTGCGCGTTCTGCAAGTCGGCTGCGAAGCAGGCGACGCGGCCCGGCGCATTGGCCTCCAGCGCCGCGCGCGCCTTGTCCAAGTTGGCTTGCGAGCGGCCGACGAGCGAGACGCGCGCGCCTTCCTGCAGGAACAACTCCGCGCAGGCGAGACCGATGCCCCGGCTGCCGCCGGTCACGAGGACGTGGAGGCCTTTCAGTTGCAGATCCATCCGAACTCCTTTGCGACCGAATGGGCCGCACTCTAACGGTGTGCAGCAGCGCTTTGTCCGAGACAGAACTCAGTACGCAGAAAACGCAGAAAGAACGCAGAAAAAATGTCCTTCGAAATTCTTCTCTGCGCTTTCTGCGTTCTTTCTGCGATCTCTGCGTACGGGAGTTCAGGACTGCACAGCGGCGTCGATCCGCCCAAGCTCGTCGCCGAACCGCAAGGCCATCACCTGGTCGAAATCCGCTTCCTCCGGCGCGACGATGCCGCCGGCGCGCACGCGGTAGGCCGCGGCATCATCGAGGCCTAGGGGAACGCCCCCGACCGCGAGCGTCTTGGCGGCATCCAGCATCAGGCGCCGGAACTGCACCACGCCGATGTCGGTGGGGCCCAGCAGCTCGCGCGTGCGGTCCGCGATGCGCCCTTGGCTGTCCTGGATGGCCGCGTCCTGTTCGGACACGCCGACGATGCCGGTGAAGTTCTCGGACTTCTGCATGCGGCGATCGATCAGGTAGTCGTTGGAACGGTTGCGCGTCGGCATCCAGTTGCCGTCCATCTCCGGATACACCGCGCCGCCGGTGCGATAGCTCTGGCGCTCCTCGTCGGTGAGCGGCCGCGTCGGGTTCCACGAGTACACGTACACCCAGCAGTTCTCGTCGTCGATCGGCACCCAGGTCTGGCCGTGGTAGGTCTGGCCTTCGGTGGCGCTGGGCGTGTAGCCGTGGCAGGGCATCAGGTACTGCGCGATGCGCCAGTAGAGCTGGCCGGGCGACGCGCGGCGTGAAGCACCCAGCACCAGGCCGCTGCCATGCTTCTTCACCTCGTAGCGCGGGCGCGCGTCGTCGCGCATCCACTTCACGTGGTCCTGGCTCATGGTCTTCTGCGAGTAGCCGCGCGTCGCGCGCGCCGCCTTCTCCGCCAGCTGTTCGTCGGACGTGAGCACGGGCTGGTGCAGGAACGAGAAGTGCGCGGTGTCCACGCCGCCCTCCGCGGCCTGCGCCCAGTTGCATTCCTGGAACTTCTTGGACACGTGGCGATGCGAAGGCGGCACCAGCGCGAACTCCATCTGCGGCAGCTCGGGCGCCGGCTGGCGGCTGCCCATGTAGGCCCAGACGAAGTCGCCCCACTCGCGCGTCGGATAGGCCTTGATGCGCGCCTTCTCGCACATGCGCGGCGCCACCTCCGGCGGGATGGTGGGCATGTCCAGGCATTCGCCGCGCGCGTTGAACTTCCAGCCGTGGAAGGCGCAGCGGATGCCGCCGTCCTCGTTGCGGCCGAAGAACAGGTTGGCGCCGCGGTGCGGGCAGCGCGGTTCGACCAGGGCGACCTGGCCTTCGCTGTCGCGGAAGGCGATCAGTTCCTCGCCGAGCACCTTGATGCGCACCGGCGCGCCGTCGGGCTCGGGCAGTTGCTCGGACAGCAGCACCGGGATCCAGTAGCTGCGAAACAGCTCGCCCATCGGCGTGCCGGCGTTGGTGCGCGTCAGCGCCTCGTTGTCTTCACGGCTCAACATCTTTGCTTCCCTTCAGCGGCGTCTAGAAACCCACCTGGTCGCGGCCCTTGAGCTGCAGCAGCGCGCGCGCCTCTGCCGGTGTCGCCACTTCGAGCCCGAGCTCCTCCAGGATGCGCCGCACCTTCATCACCTGTTCCGCGTTGCTGCGGGCCAGCTTGCCGCGGCCGATCCAGAGGCTGTCCTCCAGCCCCACTCGAACGTGGCCGCCGAACACGGCCGATTGCACGGCCACGCGCATCTGCGCGCTGCCCGCGCCTAGCACCGACCAGTAGTACTGGTCGCCGAACAGCCGGTCGGCCGTGCGGCTCATGTGCATCACGTCCTCCGGATGCGAACCGATCCCACCGCGCAGCCCGAACACCGATTGCACGAACAGCGGCGGCTTCAGCAGCCCGCGCTGCAGGAAGTGCTGCGCGGTGTAGAGGTGCCCGATGTCGTAGCACTCCAGCTCGAAGCGGGTGTCGTTCTGGCTGCACGCCTGCAGCACATTGGCGATGTCGCGGAAGGTGTTGCGGAAGATGCGGTCCTCGCTGCCTTCGAGATAAGGGCGCTCCCAGTCGTGCCTGAACTCCTTGTAGCGGTCCAGCATCTCGTAAAGGCCGAAGTTCATCGAGCCGAGGTTCAGCGAAGCCACTTCCGGCCGCAGTTCCACCGCGGGCTTCATCCGCTCTTCCACGCTCATCGTGGGCGCGCCGCCGGTGGTGAGGTTCACCACGACATCGCTGGCGCGCTTGATCTGCGGCAGGAAGCGCATGAAGGCTTCCGTCGTCTGCTCGGGCCGCCCGTCCTGCGGGTTGCGGGCATGCAGGTGGACGATGGCCGCGCCGGCCTCGGCGGCGCCGAGCGCCCCGTCCGCGATTTCCTGCGGCGTCACCGGCAGGTGCGGCGACATGCTCGGGGTGTGGATGGACCCGGTGACCGCGCAGGTGATGATGACCTTGGAAGAGGATTTCATGCGGGCCGTCACTCGGGCTTCAGGCCGGCGTCAGCGGTGAACTGCCCCCACAACGCGATCTGCGACTTGACGTAGTCCTCCAGTTCGCGCGGGGAGCTGCCGAAGATGTCGATGCCGAGCTCGGCACCCTTCTGGCGCAGGTCCGGGCGGTTGAGAACCGCGACCAGTTCGCGATTGAGGCGGGCGACGATGGGCTGCGGCGTGCCGGCGGGCGCGAACATGCCGAACCAGGCGACCACGTCGAAGCCGGGGTAGCCGGCTTCGGACATGGTCGGCACGTCCGGGAGCGCGGGGAAGCGCTTGTCCGAGAGCACGGCCAGCGCCCGCATCTTGCCGCCCTTGACCAGCGGCGAGGCCGCGGCGAGGTCGACGAACGCGAAGTGGATCTGCCCACCGAGCATGTCGGTCGTGATGTTGGGCGAGCTCTTGTACGGCACGCGCAGGAACTGCACGCCGGCGTTCTTGCCCAGCTTGCTGCCCGAGACGATGCCGAAGCTGTTGGCCGCGCCGTAGCTGATGGTGTTCGGCGCCTTGCGCGCAGCCTCCACCAGCTCTTTCAGCGTCCTGAACGGGCTGTTGGCCGGCACCAGCAGGAAGAACGTAAGGTTGCCCATCCGGCTGATGGGAGCGAAGTCCTTCACCGGGTCGTAGCGCAGGTCCTTCACCAGGTGCGGGTTGGCCGCGTGCGTGGTGTTGGTCGTGAAGAGCAGGGTGTTGCCGTCCGGCTTGGCGCGAGCGACCGACTCCGCCGCGAGGATGCCGTTGGCGCCGGGCCTGTTCTCGATCACCGCCGACACACCGAGCGCCGTGGAGAGATGCTGCGCCACCATGCGCGCGTACACGTCGGTGCCGCTGCCGGGGCCGAAGGGCAGCACGATCTTCAGCGGTCCTTCGATGCGGTCCGCTTGCGCGAAGGCCGAGGTCGCGGCGGCGCCGAGCGCGGCGGCCATCAGGTCCCGCCTGCGCAGCCCGCAAACGGCCGGGGCTCGTCTCTCTTCCATGGGGCTTGTCTCCTGGTAATCGCCGAATGCTGCGGCCGGCGCCCGCAGTCGGGCAATCGACTTTTCGGCGGACAATGTGAGGAAAACTCACAGCTGCACCCACGCTCGATGTCAATGCAGAGACTGCCGCCGCTCAACAGCCTGAAGGCCTTCGACGCCGCGGCGCGCCACCTGAGTTTCACCGCGGCCGCGGCGGAACTGCACGTGACGCACGGCGCCGTCAGCCGACAGATCGCGGCCCTGGAGGAGGAGCTTCACGCGGCCCTTTTCATCCGGGGATCGCGGGGCCTGAAACTCACGCAGGAAGGTGCCCAGCTCGCGGGCGCCGTGGGCAGCGCATTCGCGATGATGCGTTCGGCGGTCGCGCAGGTGCGGCAGGCCGGGCCGACGTCCGCGCTGCGGGTGAGCGTGCCGCCCACGCTGGCGATGCGCTGGCTGATCCCGCGCATGACGGCGCTGCACCACGCGCACCCCAGGCTTCGGATCGAGCTGAGCACGTCGACCGAGCCGGTCGATTTCGATCGCGACCCGGTCGACGCCGCGATCCGGCGCATCGCGCGCACCCCGAAGGGCGTGATCGCCGAACGCTTCCTCGACGGACGCTCGGTGCCGGTGTGCAGCCCGGCCTACCAGCAGCAGCACCGGATGCGTTCGCCCGCCGACCTGGAGCGGGCCACCTTGATCGTCACCCGCTCGGAGCCGGAGGCGTGGCCGCAGTGGCTGCGCAATCGCCGCGTGCCGCGCCGGGAAGGTGCGGCCACGATCGAGTTCGAGCAGCTGTACTTCGCGCTGCAGGCGGCACTCGATTCGCTGGGCGTCGCACTGGTCCCGATCGCGTTGGTCGAGACGGAGATCCGCGCGGGGCGCCTGAAGGCGCTGGCCGATCCCGAAGGACAGGTCTCCACGGCCTATGCGCTGCTCTCGCCGCGCGTTTCGGCGCAGGCCGAATCGATCCGGACGCTGGGTGAGTGGCTGAAGCAGGCCACGGCGAGCTTCGAGGCCTCCTGATGGGCTGCTCGACAAGAAACAGTTTTCGCGGGCGCCGCTGATGCGCTGCGCCTGAGCCAGCCCCTGCCGTACGATGGACTCCTGCGTTGCGAAAGGAGTGTCTCGTGGCCGCTCATCGTGACATCGCCGCCCGGCGGACCGTGGCCCTCGTCGGTCCCAGCGGCTCAGGCAAGACCAGCCTGGTCGAAGCCTTGATGTGGAAGGCCGGCGCCATCGGCGCGCCCGGCAGCATTG from the Ramlibacter henchirensis genome contains:
- a CDS encoding Bug family tripartite tricarboxylate transporter substrate binding protein; the encoded protein is MEERRAPAVCGLRRRDLMAAALGAAATSAFAQADRIEGPLKIVLPFGPGSGTDVYARMVAQHLSTALGVSAVIENRPGANGILAAESVARAKPDGNTLLFTTNTTHAANPHLVKDLRYDPVKDFAPISRMGNLTFFLLVPANSPFRTLKELVEAARKAPNTISYGAANSFGIVSGSKLGKNAGVQFLRVPYKSSPNITTDMLGGQIHFAFVDLAAASPLVKGGKMRALAVLSDKRFPALPDVPTMSEAGYPGFDVVAWFGMFAPAGTPQPIVARLNRELVAVLNRPDLRQKGAELGIDIFGSSPRELEDYVKSQIALWGQFTADAGLKPE
- a CDS encoding SDR family oxidoreductase, with product MDLQLKGLHVLVTGGSRGIGLACAELFLQEGARVSLVGRSQANLDKARAALEANAPGRVACFAADLQNAQSAREAVDAAEAQVGPVDVLVNSAGAARRTPFNELTPEAWHGAMDAKFFSYIHVIDPLVKRMGERGKGVIVNVIGMGGKVATPTHLAGGAANAALMLATAGLAAAWGPNGVRVNAVNPALTLTERMAEGIAADARLRGMTPEEVLKQATARAPLGRLATPQDIANMVVFLASPKSGYVSGAIVSMDGAATPLVV
- a CDS encoding 3-oxoacid CoA-transferase subunit A; the protein is MIDKVASSVAAALEGLADGSTVLIGGFGTAGIPNELIDGLIAQGARELTVVNNNAGNGDTGLAALLKAGRVRKIICSFPRQADSHVFDALYRSGRIELELVPQGNLAERLRAAGAGIGAFFTPTGYGTELAKGKETREIGGRPYVLEYPIHGDLALIKAERGDRWGNLVYRKAARNFGPVMATAARKTVASVHEVVPLGALDPESVVTPGIFVTQLVQVPRTTTEAGGFRKAA
- a CDS encoding maleylacetate reductase; translation: MKPFVYTAQAARVVFGAGSLARLREEIERVGARRALVLSTAGQRASAERVADMLGPAAAGIFARAVMHVPVETAREAREVARSLNADCAVAIGGGSTTGLGKAIALDSGLPIVAIPTTYAGSEMTPIYGITEGGLKKTGRDAKVLPRTVIYDPQLTLGLPNTLSVTSGINAIAHAAEGLYSVDGNPIMDLMAQEGIAAFARSLPAIEADPADIEARSNALYGAWLCGTVLGNVGMALHHKLCHTLGGSFNLPHAETHTVVLPHALAYNAPAAPEAMQRIARALGVADAAQGAFDLAQRNGAPTALRDIGMAAGDVDRACEIALQNQYPNPRPLERDAIRQLLQDAFEGRRPSPRG
- a CDS encoding Rieske 2Fe-2S domain-containing protein, whose translation is MLSREDNEALTRTNAGTPMGELFRSYWIPVLLSEQLPEPDGAPVRIKVLGEELIAFRDSEGQVALVEPRCPHRGANLFFGRNEDGGIRCAFHGWKFNARGECLDMPTIPPEVAPRMCEKARIKAYPTREWGDFVWAYMGSRQPAPELPQMEFALVPPSHRHVSKKFQECNWAQAAEGGVDTAHFSFLHQPVLTSDEQLAEKAARATRGYSQKTMSQDHVKWMRDDARPRYEVKKHGSGLVLGASRRASPGQLYWRIAQYLMPCHGYTPSATEGQTYHGQTWVPIDDENCWVYVYSWNPTRPLTDEERQSYRTGGAVYPEMDGNWMPTRNRSNDYLIDRRMQKSENFTGIVGVSEQDAAIQDSQGRIADRTRELLGPTDIGVVQFRRLMLDAAKTLAVGGVPLGLDDAAAYRVRAGGIVAPEEADFDQVMALRFGDELGRIDAAVQS
- a CDS encoding branched-chain amino acid ABC transporter permease, which translates into the protein MSAVLNPEMASVPAVAPQVEIATRAGRIAAWTGCGIVVFAATLPWWGESSWMREFVEIACYFVFAMMWNLLAGYGGLVSIGQQAFFGLGGYAMLVLGNFAGVNPFLAVPIGALAAALIAVPVSLVAFRLQGGYFAIGTWVIAEVFRLSIANIPAIGGGSGTSLTALRGIDKATREGLTYWIALASVVACIAGVYLFLRSRHGLALLAIRDNEMAAQSQGIAVGRMKLAVYVVAAFGAGLAGALYFVGNLRISPDAAFSVNWTAFAIFMVVIGGIGRIEGPIVGALIFWALNRFFSEWGTWYLLGLGLLAVLVTLYFKQGLWGYAQERWGWTLFPTRRRLLPAPAAASPVT
- a CDS encoding 3-keto-5-aminohexanoate cleavage protein, which encodes MKSSSKVIITCAVTGSIHTPSMSPHLPVTPQEIADGALGAAEAGAAIVHLHARNPQDGRPEQTTEAFMRFLPQIKRASDVVVNLTTGGAPTMSVEERMKPAVELRPEVASLNLGSMNFGLYEMLDRYKEFRHDWERPYLEGSEDRIFRNTFRDIANVLQACSQNDTRFELECYDIGHLYTAQHFLQRGLLKPPLFVQSVFGLRGGIGSHPEDVMHMSRTADRLFGDQYYWSVLGAGSAQMRVAVQSAVFGGHVRVGLEDSLWIGRGKLARSNAEQVMKVRRILEELGLEVATPAEARALLQLKGRDQVGF
- a CDS encoding LysR substrate-binding domain-containing protein, producing MSMQRLPPLNSLKAFDAAARHLSFTAAAAELHVTHGAVSRQIAALEEELHAALFIRGSRGLKLTQEGAQLAGAVGSAFAMMRSAVAQVRQAGPTSALRVSVPPTLAMRWLIPRMTALHHAHPRLRIELSTSTEPVDFDRDPVDAAIRRIARTPKGVIAERFLDGRSVPVCSPAYQQQHRMRSPADLERATLIVTRSEPEAWPQWLRNRRVPRREGAATIEFEQLYFALQAALDSLGVALVPIALVETEIRAGRLKALADPEGQVSTAYALLSPRVSAQAESIRTLGEWLKQATASFEAS
- a CDS encoding 3-oxoacid CoA-transferase subunit B, with the translated sequence MAYQRRTKDQLARRVAQDIHDGAYVNLGIGMPTLVANHLRPGTEVILHSENGILGMGPAPPGGQEDYDLINAGKQPVTLLPGGAYFHHADSFGMMRGGHLDICVLGAFQVSATGDLANWHTGEKDAIPAVGGAMDLAIGARQTWVMMDLLTKSGESKLVERCTYPLTGIGCVKRVYTDLATFECTPRGLRVIDTVEGLDLAELQRMVGLPLERPAA